Proteins encoded by one window of Rhodamnia argentea isolate NSW1041297 chromosome 6, ASM2092103v1, whole genome shotgun sequence:
- the LOC115725938 gene encoding RNA-binding protein 25 isoform X3, producing MFSGIPSYSPYPGMIRPAFTPRPPGPIGVLPAISRPPLPVVPGVRPIIPPIVRPALVPVTPAEKPQTTVYVGKIASSVENDFMLSLLQLCGPVKSWKRAQDPSNGAPKGFGFCEFESAEGVLRALRLLSKLNIDGQELVLNVNQATREYLERYVEKKRENAKKQNESEAAAIAEKEGDGASSAEKNESLEPSGDDSKNGHSDSGKKESHDNAPFGIVTDEDREADKEASQKLTSMLEERLKTKPLPPPPPQVPADILAITGSEAPAKSDSDADPSKNDAEDRNDEETTSDNKDTSDHDKTDINSPDRNRRYDRRSRERNRERDVKHEKEREVERYEREAERERIRKERDQRRKIEEADREYEERLKDWEYREREREKQRQYDRERDKERERKRKKEIIYDEEDEEEDSRKRWHRSVLEEKRKKRLREKEDDLADRRKEEEEITEAKKRAEEEKKQQLQQQREALKLLNGDIASRHEKSVQAEESTGEIDQHGIGGNAGDEYPAGDEISRIGVGDNSVITMASSDDVQQNNNAPTKKLGFGLVGSGKRAAVPSVFYEEDDDDRNKDKKMRPLVPIDYSTEEMQAIQTTPGQSQPNLAAAAEVAKQLSTANMKEEKPESERERSRRSHDRSSQREKDRSSLDGNRVKDENRDKILERVREREHGQEKSKTTDNKKLLDAKQLIDMIPRTKEDLFSYEINWALYDQHELHERMRPWISKKIMEFLGEEETSLVDYIVTSTREHVKATEMLETLKSILDEEAEMFVLKMWRMLIFEIKKVEMGLHPRSRS from the exons ATGTTTTCAGGAATTCCTAGTTATTCTCCATATCCGGGTATGATTCGGCCTGCATTTACTCCACGGCCACCTGGGCCTATAGGTGTGCTCCCAGCTATTTCCCGTCCCCCTCTCCCTGTGGTTCCTGGAGTTCGCCCAATCATTCCTCCGATTGTTAGGCCAGCTCTTGTTCCCGTAACTCCTGCTGAAAAGCCCCAGACAACTGTTTATGTTGGCAAGATTGCATCTTCtgttgaaaatgattttatgcTTTCACTTCTTCAA TTATGTGGACCAGTCAAGAGTTGGAAACGTGCTCAAGATCCTTCAAACGGAGCTCCTAAAGGCTTTGGCTTTTGTGAATTTGAATCTGCTGAAGGGGTTCTTCGTGCATTACGTCTTCTCAGTAAACTTAACATTGATGGGCAGGAGCTGGTG TTAAATGTCAACCAAGCAACCCGAGAATATTTAGAGCGATatgtagaaaagaaaagggaaaatgcaaagaaacaaaatgaaagtgaagCTGCTGCCATTGCCGAGAAAGAGGGCGATGGTGCATCTAGTGCTGAGAAGAATGAATCTCTGGAGCCCAGCGGAGATGACTCGAAGAATGGTCATTCTGATTCTGGTAAGAAAGAAAGCCATGATAATGCCCCTTTTGGAATAGTGACAGATGAAGACAGGGAAGCAGACAAAGAGGCTTCACAGAAGCTTACGAGCATGCTAGAAGAAAGGTTAAAGACCAAACCtcttcctccgccgccgccacaaGTGCCGGCAGACATTTTAGCAATTACTGGCTCAGAAGCACCTGCCAAGTCGGATTCTGATGCAGATCCTTCCAAAAATG ATGCAGAAGACAGAAATGATGAAGAGACAACCAGTGATAACAAGGACACTAGTGATCATGATAAGACTGACATTAACTCTCCTGACCGAAACAGAAGATATGACAGGAGAAGCAGGGAGCGCAACAGAGAACGAGAtgtaaaacatgaaaaggaaagggaagTCGAGAGATATGAAAGAGAGGCAGAGCGAGAGCGGATTCGCAAGGAGAGAGATCAAAGAAGGAAGATTGAGGAGGCCGACCGTGAGTATGAGGAGCGTCTTAAGGATTGGGAAtatcgagaaagagagagagagaaacagcgTCAATATGATAGGGAGAGAGATAAAGAAAGGGAGCGCAAGCGGAAGAAGGAGATTATttatgatgaagaagacgaagaggagGATTCCCGAAAAAGGTGGCATAGGAGTGTcttggaggagaagaggaagaagaggctACGAGAGAAGGAGGATGACTTGGCTGACAGaaggaaggaagaggaagaaatcaCTGAGGCCAAGAAGAGGGCTGAGGAGGAAAAgaagcagcagctgcagcaacagAGAGAAGCGCTGAAACTTTTGAATGGTGACATAGCAAGTAGACATGAGAAAAGTGTGCAAGCTGAAGAATCAACAGGTGAAATTGATCAACATGGCATTGGGGGCAATGCTGGTGATGAATATCCTGCAG GTGATGAGATATCAAGAATTGGTGTAGGGGATAATTCAGTCATCACAATGGCTTCATCTGATGATGTGCAGCAGAACAATAATGCTCCTACGAAAAAATTGGGCTTTGGCCTTGTTGGTTCTGGAAAAAGAGCAGCTGTCCCTTCTGTTTTCtatgaggaagatgatgatgacaGAAACAAGGACAAAAAGATGAGGCCCTTGGTTCCAATTGATTACTCGACTGAGGAAATGCAGGCCATTCAAACTACTCCTGGGCAATCACAACCAAATTTAGCTGCTGCAGCCGAAGTCGCGAAGCAGCTTTCTACTGCCAATATGAAAGAAGAGAAGCCTGAATCTGAAAGGGAGAGAAGTAGACGATCTCATGATAGGTCAAGCCAACGGGAGAAAGACCGGAGCAGTCTGGATGGTAATCGAGTTAAAGATGAGAATAGAGATAAGATTCTTGAACGGGTAAGAGAGCGGGAACATGGACAAGAGAAATCAAAGACCACAGATAACAAGAAACTTTTAGATGCCAAGCAATTAATTGATATGATCCCTAGGACCAAGGAGGATTTGTTCTCGTATGAGATAAACTGGGCCTTGTATGACCAG CATGAGCTGCACGAGAGAATGAGGCCATGGATCTCAAAGAAAATCATGGAGTTCTTGGGAGAGGAGGAAACGTCCCTGGTTGACTACATCGTAACTAGTACTCGAGAGCATGTGAAGGCGACTGAAATGCTGGAGACACTCAAGTCCATATTGGACGAGGAAGCAGAAATGTTCGTGCTCAAGATGTGGAGGATGCTCATATTTGAGATCAAGAAGGTAGAGATGGGTCTCCACCCGAGGTCAAGATCCTGA
- the LOC115725938 gene encoding RNA-binding protein 25 isoform X4, translating to MFGIPSYSPYPGMIRPAFTPRPPGPIGVLPAISRPPLPVVPGVRPIIPPIVRPALVPVTPAEKPQTTVYVGKIASSVENDFMLSLLQLCGPVKSWKRAQDPSNGAPKGFGFCEFESAEGVLRALRLLSKLNIDGQELVLNVNQATREYLERYVEKKRENAKKQNESEAAAIAEKEGDGASSAEKNESLEPSGDDSKNGHSDSGKKESHDNAPFGIVTDEDREADKEASQKLTSMLEERLKTKPLPPPPPQVPADILAITGSEAPAKSDSDADPSKNDAEDRNDEETTSDNKDTSDHDKTDINSPDRNRRYDRRSRERNRERDVKHEKEREVERYEREAERERIRKERDQRRKIEEADREYEERLKDWEYREREREKQRQYDRERDKERERKRKKEIIYDEEDEEEDSRKRWHRSVLEEKRKKRLREKEDDLADRRKEEEEITEAKKRAEEEKKQQLQQQREALKLLNGDIASRHEKSVQAEESTGEIDQHGIGGNAGDEYPAGDEISRIGVGDNSVITMASSDDVQQNNNAPTKKLGFGLVGSGKRAAVPSVFYEEDDDDRNKDKKMRPLVPIDYSTEEMQAIQTTPGQSQPNLAAAAEVAKQLSTANMKEEKPESERERSRRSHDRSSQREKDRSSLDGNRVKDENRDKILERVREREHGQEKSKTTDNKKLLDAKQLIDMIPRTKEDLFSYEINWALYDQHELHERMRPWISKKIMEFLGEEETSLVDYIVTSTREHVKATEMLETLKSILDEEAEMFVLKMWRMLIFEIKKVEMGLHPRSRS from the exons ATGTTTG GAATTCCTAGTTATTCTCCATATCCGGGTATGATTCGGCCTGCATTTACTCCACGGCCACCTGGGCCTATAGGTGTGCTCCCAGCTATTTCCCGTCCCCCTCTCCCTGTGGTTCCTGGAGTTCGCCCAATCATTCCTCCGATTGTTAGGCCAGCTCTTGTTCCCGTAACTCCTGCTGAAAAGCCCCAGACAACTGTTTATGTTGGCAAGATTGCATCTTCtgttgaaaatgattttatgcTTTCACTTCTTCAA TTATGTGGACCAGTCAAGAGTTGGAAACGTGCTCAAGATCCTTCAAACGGAGCTCCTAAAGGCTTTGGCTTTTGTGAATTTGAATCTGCTGAAGGGGTTCTTCGTGCATTACGTCTTCTCAGTAAACTTAACATTGATGGGCAGGAGCTGGTG TTAAATGTCAACCAAGCAACCCGAGAATATTTAGAGCGATatgtagaaaagaaaagggaaaatgcaaagaaacaaaatgaaagtgaagCTGCTGCCATTGCCGAGAAAGAGGGCGATGGTGCATCTAGTGCTGAGAAGAATGAATCTCTGGAGCCCAGCGGAGATGACTCGAAGAATGGTCATTCTGATTCTGGTAAGAAAGAAAGCCATGATAATGCCCCTTTTGGAATAGTGACAGATGAAGACAGGGAAGCAGACAAAGAGGCTTCACAGAAGCTTACGAGCATGCTAGAAGAAAGGTTAAAGACCAAACCtcttcctccgccgccgccacaaGTGCCGGCAGACATTTTAGCAATTACTGGCTCAGAAGCACCTGCCAAGTCGGATTCTGATGCAGATCCTTCCAAAAATG ATGCAGAAGACAGAAATGATGAAGAGACAACCAGTGATAACAAGGACACTAGTGATCATGATAAGACTGACATTAACTCTCCTGACCGAAACAGAAGATATGACAGGAGAAGCAGGGAGCGCAACAGAGAACGAGAtgtaaaacatgaaaaggaaagggaagTCGAGAGATATGAAAGAGAGGCAGAGCGAGAGCGGATTCGCAAGGAGAGAGATCAAAGAAGGAAGATTGAGGAGGCCGACCGTGAGTATGAGGAGCGTCTTAAGGATTGGGAAtatcgagaaagagagagagagaaacagcgTCAATATGATAGGGAGAGAGATAAAGAAAGGGAGCGCAAGCGGAAGAAGGAGATTATttatgatgaagaagacgaagaggagGATTCCCGAAAAAGGTGGCATAGGAGTGTcttggaggagaagaggaagaagaggctACGAGAGAAGGAGGATGACTTGGCTGACAGaaggaaggaagaggaagaaatcaCTGAGGCCAAGAAGAGGGCTGAGGAGGAAAAgaagcagcagctgcagcaacagAGAGAAGCGCTGAAACTTTTGAATGGTGACATAGCAAGTAGACATGAGAAAAGTGTGCAAGCTGAAGAATCAACAGGTGAAATTGATCAACATGGCATTGGGGGCAATGCTGGTGATGAATATCCTGCAG GTGATGAGATATCAAGAATTGGTGTAGGGGATAATTCAGTCATCACAATGGCTTCATCTGATGATGTGCAGCAGAACAATAATGCTCCTACGAAAAAATTGGGCTTTGGCCTTGTTGGTTCTGGAAAAAGAGCAGCTGTCCCTTCTGTTTTCtatgaggaagatgatgatgacaGAAACAAGGACAAAAAGATGAGGCCCTTGGTTCCAATTGATTACTCGACTGAGGAAATGCAGGCCATTCAAACTACTCCTGGGCAATCACAACCAAATTTAGCTGCTGCAGCCGAAGTCGCGAAGCAGCTTTCTACTGCCAATATGAAAGAAGAGAAGCCTGAATCTGAAAGGGAGAGAAGTAGACGATCTCATGATAGGTCAAGCCAACGGGAGAAAGACCGGAGCAGTCTGGATGGTAATCGAGTTAAAGATGAGAATAGAGATAAGATTCTTGAACGGGTAAGAGAGCGGGAACATGGACAAGAGAAATCAAAGACCACAGATAACAAGAAACTTTTAGATGCCAAGCAATTAATTGATATGATCCCTAGGACCAAGGAGGATTTGTTCTCGTATGAGATAAACTGGGCCTTGTATGACCAG CATGAGCTGCACGAGAGAATGAGGCCATGGATCTCAAAGAAAATCATGGAGTTCTTGGGAGAGGAGGAAACGTCCCTGGTTGACTACATCGTAACTAGTACTCGAGAGCATGTGAAGGCGACTGAAATGCTGGAGACACTCAAGTCCATATTGGACGAGGAAGCAGAAATGTTCGTGCTCAAGATGTGGAGGATGCTCATATTTGAGATCAAGAAGGTAGAGATGGGTCTCCACCCGAGGTCAAGATCCTGA
- the LOC115725938 gene encoding RNA-binding protein 25 isoform X2: MAEPPSSPQNLNPNPQPSESDNSATQPASATPPPPPPPPPPRSTPTPTPTPAPLPSFAPPISGATMSAPPVAPSFRPAVPPQFSPLPGALGFHNPGLPPPGISSAPGMVTGGVIPAVPPPMGTYQVPVHGQPPNPALRHYMPMPNGYAAMPGAPQPPPGIPSYSPYPGMIRPAFTPRPPGPIGVLPAISRPPLPVVPGVRPIIPPIVRPALVPVTPAEKPQTTVYVGKIASSVENDFMLSLLQLCGPVKSWKRAQDPSNGAPKGFGFCEFESAEGVLRALRLLSKLNIDGQELVLNVNQATREYLERYVEKKRENAKKQNESEAAAIAEKEGDGASSAEKNESLEPSGDDSKNGHSDSGKKESHDNAPFGIVTDEDREADKEASQKLTSMLEERLKTKPLPPPPPQVPADILAITGSEAPAKSDSDADPSKNEDRNDEETTSDNKDTSDHDKTDINSPDRNRRYDRRSRERNRERDVKHEKEREVERYEREAERERIRKERDQRRKIEEADREYEERLKDWEYREREREKQRQYDRERDKERERKRKKEIIYDEEDEEEDSRKRWHRSVLEEKRKKRLREKEDDLADRRKEEEEITEAKKRAEEEKKQQLQQQREALKLLNGDIASRHEKSVQAEESTGEIDQHGIGGNAGDEYPAGDEISRIGVGDNSVITMASSDDVQQNNNAPTKKLGFGLVGSGKRAAVPSVFYEEDDDDRNKDKKMRPLVPIDYSTEEMQAIQTTPGQSQPNLAAAAEVAKQLSTANMKEEKPESERERSRRSHDRSSQREKDRSSLDGNRVKDENRDKILERVREREHGQEKSKTTDNKKLLDAKQLIDMIPRTKEDLFSYEINWALYDQHELHERMRPWISKKIMEFLGEEETSLVDYIVTSTREHVKATEMLETLKSILDEEAEMFVLKMWRMLIFEIKKVEMGLHPRSRS; the protein is encoded by the exons ATGGCGGAACCTCCGTCTTCACCTCAAAACCTAAACCCCAATCCCCAACCCTCCGAATCCGATAACTCCGCCACTCAGCCCGCCTCCGCCAcccctcctccgcctccgcctccgcctccgcctcggtcgacgccgacgccgacgccgaCTCCCGCTCCTCTCCCCTCCTTCGCGCCTCCAATCTCCGGCGCCACCATGTCCGCCCCTCCTGTTGCTCCTTCCTTCAGGCCGGCGGTGCCGCCGCAGTTCTCTCCCCTGCCTGGCGCACTTGGTTTCCACAACCCTGGCTTGCCGCCTCCAGGCATTAGCTCCGCGCCTGGAATGGTCACCGGCGGGGTCATTCCAGCGGTGCCTCCGCCTATGGGGACGTATCAAGTTCCGGTGCACGGTCAGCCTCCGAACCCGGCGTTGAGACACTACATGCCCATGCCTAATGGATACGCGGCCATGCCCGGCGCTCCTCAGCCTCCACCTG GAATTCCTAGTTATTCTCCATATCCGGGTATGATTCGGCCTGCATTTACTCCACGGCCACCTGGGCCTATAGGTGTGCTCCCAGCTATTTCCCGTCCCCCTCTCCCTGTGGTTCCTGGAGTTCGCCCAATCATTCCTCCGATTGTTAGGCCAGCTCTTGTTCCCGTAACTCCTGCTGAAAAGCCCCAGACAACTGTTTATGTTGGCAAGATTGCATCTTCtgttgaaaatgattttatgcTTTCACTTCTTCAA TTATGTGGACCAGTCAAGAGTTGGAAACGTGCTCAAGATCCTTCAAACGGAGCTCCTAAAGGCTTTGGCTTTTGTGAATTTGAATCTGCTGAAGGGGTTCTTCGTGCATTACGTCTTCTCAGTAAACTTAACATTGATGGGCAGGAGCTGGTG TTAAATGTCAACCAAGCAACCCGAGAATATTTAGAGCGATatgtagaaaagaaaagggaaaatgcaaagaaacaaaatgaaagtgaagCTGCTGCCATTGCCGAGAAAGAGGGCGATGGTGCATCTAGTGCTGAGAAGAATGAATCTCTGGAGCCCAGCGGAGATGACTCGAAGAATGGTCATTCTGATTCTGGTAAGAAAGAAAGCCATGATAATGCCCCTTTTGGAATAGTGACAGATGAAGACAGGGAAGCAGACAAAGAGGCTTCACAGAAGCTTACGAGCATGCTAGAAGAAAGGTTAAAGACCAAACCtcttcctccgccgccgccacaaGTGCCGGCAGACATTTTAGCAATTACTGGCTCAGAAGCACCTGCCAAGTCGGATTCTGATGCAGATCCTTCCAAAAATG AAGACAGAAATGATGAAGAGACAACCAGTGATAACAAGGACACTAGTGATCATGATAAGACTGACATTAACTCTCCTGACCGAAACAGAAGATATGACAGGAGAAGCAGGGAGCGCAACAGAGAACGAGAtgtaaaacatgaaaaggaaagggaagTCGAGAGATATGAAAGAGAGGCAGAGCGAGAGCGGATTCGCAAGGAGAGAGATCAAAGAAGGAAGATTGAGGAGGCCGACCGTGAGTATGAGGAGCGTCTTAAGGATTGGGAAtatcgagaaagagagagagagaaacagcgTCAATATGATAGGGAGAGAGATAAAGAAAGGGAGCGCAAGCGGAAGAAGGAGATTATttatgatgaagaagacgaagaggagGATTCCCGAAAAAGGTGGCATAGGAGTGTcttggaggagaagaggaagaagaggctACGAGAGAAGGAGGATGACTTGGCTGACAGaaggaaggaagaggaagaaatcaCTGAGGCCAAGAAGAGGGCTGAGGAGGAAAAgaagcagcagctgcagcaacagAGAGAAGCGCTGAAACTTTTGAATGGTGACATAGCAAGTAGACATGAGAAAAGTGTGCAAGCTGAAGAATCAACAGGTGAAATTGATCAACATGGCATTGGGGGCAATGCTGGTGATGAATATCCTGCAG GTGATGAGATATCAAGAATTGGTGTAGGGGATAATTCAGTCATCACAATGGCTTCATCTGATGATGTGCAGCAGAACAATAATGCTCCTACGAAAAAATTGGGCTTTGGCCTTGTTGGTTCTGGAAAAAGAGCAGCTGTCCCTTCTGTTTTCtatgaggaagatgatgatgacaGAAACAAGGACAAAAAGATGAGGCCCTTGGTTCCAATTGATTACTCGACTGAGGAAATGCAGGCCATTCAAACTACTCCTGGGCAATCACAACCAAATTTAGCTGCTGCAGCCGAAGTCGCGAAGCAGCTTTCTACTGCCAATATGAAAGAAGAGAAGCCTGAATCTGAAAGGGAGAGAAGTAGACGATCTCATGATAGGTCAAGCCAACGGGAGAAAGACCGGAGCAGTCTGGATGGTAATCGAGTTAAAGATGAGAATAGAGATAAGATTCTTGAACGGGTAAGAGAGCGGGAACATGGACAAGAGAAATCAAAGACCACAGATAACAAGAAACTTTTAGATGCCAAGCAATTAATTGATATGATCCCTAGGACCAAGGAGGATTTGTTCTCGTATGAGATAAACTGGGCCTTGTATGACCAG CATGAGCTGCACGAGAGAATGAGGCCATGGATCTCAAAGAAAATCATGGAGTTCTTGGGAGAGGAGGAAACGTCCCTGGTTGACTACATCGTAACTAGTACTCGAGAGCATGTGAAGGCGACTGAAATGCTGGAGACACTCAAGTCCATATTGGACGAGGAAGCAGAAATGTTCGTGCTCAAGATGTGGAGGATGCTCATATTTGAGATCAAGAAGGTAGAGATGGGTCTCCACCCGAGGTCAAGATCCTGA
- the LOC115725938 gene encoding RNA-binding protein 25 isoform X1: MAEPPSSPQNLNPNPQPSESDNSATQPASATPPPPPPPPPPRSTPTPTPTPAPLPSFAPPISGATMSAPPVAPSFRPAVPPQFSPLPGALGFHNPGLPPPGISSAPGMVTGGVIPAVPPPMGTYQVPVHGQPPNPALRHYMPMPNGYAAMPGAPQPPPGIPSYSPYPGMIRPAFTPRPPGPIGVLPAISRPPLPVVPGVRPIIPPIVRPALVPVTPAEKPQTTVYVGKIASSVENDFMLSLLQLCGPVKSWKRAQDPSNGAPKGFGFCEFESAEGVLRALRLLSKLNIDGQELVLNVNQATREYLERYVEKKRENAKKQNESEAAAIAEKEGDGASSAEKNESLEPSGDDSKNGHSDSGKKESHDNAPFGIVTDEDREADKEASQKLTSMLEERLKTKPLPPPPPQVPADILAITGSEAPAKSDSDADPSKNDAEDRNDEETTSDNKDTSDHDKTDINSPDRNRRYDRRSRERNRERDVKHEKEREVERYEREAERERIRKERDQRRKIEEADREYEERLKDWEYREREREKQRQYDRERDKERERKRKKEIIYDEEDEEEDSRKRWHRSVLEEKRKKRLREKEDDLADRRKEEEEITEAKKRAEEEKKQQLQQQREALKLLNGDIASRHEKSVQAEESTGEIDQHGIGGNAGDEYPAGDEISRIGVGDNSVITMASSDDVQQNNNAPTKKLGFGLVGSGKRAAVPSVFYEEDDDDRNKDKKMRPLVPIDYSTEEMQAIQTTPGQSQPNLAAAAEVAKQLSTANMKEEKPESERERSRRSHDRSSQREKDRSSLDGNRVKDENRDKILERVREREHGQEKSKTTDNKKLLDAKQLIDMIPRTKEDLFSYEINWALYDQHELHERMRPWISKKIMEFLGEEETSLVDYIVTSTREHVKATEMLETLKSILDEEAEMFVLKMWRMLIFEIKKVEMGLHPRSRS, translated from the exons ATGGCGGAACCTCCGTCTTCACCTCAAAACCTAAACCCCAATCCCCAACCCTCCGAATCCGATAACTCCGCCACTCAGCCCGCCTCCGCCAcccctcctccgcctccgcctccgcctccgcctcggtcgacgccgacgccgacgccgaCTCCCGCTCCTCTCCCCTCCTTCGCGCCTCCAATCTCCGGCGCCACCATGTCCGCCCCTCCTGTTGCTCCTTCCTTCAGGCCGGCGGTGCCGCCGCAGTTCTCTCCCCTGCCTGGCGCACTTGGTTTCCACAACCCTGGCTTGCCGCCTCCAGGCATTAGCTCCGCGCCTGGAATGGTCACCGGCGGGGTCATTCCAGCGGTGCCTCCGCCTATGGGGACGTATCAAGTTCCGGTGCACGGTCAGCCTCCGAACCCGGCGTTGAGACACTACATGCCCATGCCTAATGGATACGCGGCCATGCCCGGCGCTCCTCAGCCTCCACCTG GAATTCCTAGTTATTCTCCATATCCGGGTATGATTCGGCCTGCATTTACTCCACGGCCACCTGGGCCTATAGGTGTGCTCCCAGCTATTTCCCGTCCCCCTCTCCCTGTGGTTCCTGGAGTTCGCCCAATCATTCCTCCGATTGTTAGGCCAGCTCTTGTTCCCGTAACTCCTGCTGAAAAGCCCCAGACAACTGTTTATGTTGGCAAGATTGCATCTTCtgttgaaaatgattttatgcTTTCACTTCTTCAA TTATGTGGACCAGTCAAGAGTTGGAAACGTGCTCAAGATCCTTCAAACGGAGCTCCTAAAGGCTTTGGCTTTTGTGAATTTGAATCTGCTGAAGGGGTTCTTCGTGCATTACGTCTTCTCAGTAAACTTAACATTGATGGGCAGGAGCTGGTG TTAAATGTCAACCAAGCAACCCGAGAATATTTAGAGCGATatgtagaaaagaaaagggaaaatgcaaagaaacaaaatgaaagtgaagCTGCTGCCATTGCCGAGAAAGAGGGCGATGGTGCATCTAGTGCTGAGAAGAATGAATCTCTGGAGCCCAGCGGAGATGACTCGAAGAATGGTCATTCTGATTCTGGTAAGAAAGAAAGCCATGATAATGCCCCTTTTGGAATAGTGACAGATGAAGACAGGGAAGCAGACAAAGAGGCTTCACAGAAGCTTACGAGCATGCTAGAAGAAAGGTTAAAGACCAAACCtcttcctccgccgccgccacaaGTGCCGGCAGACATTTTAGCAATTACTGGCTCAGAAGCACCTGCCAAGTCGGATTCTGATGCAGATCCTTCCAAAAATG ATGCAGAAGACAGAAATGATGAAGAGACAACCAGTGATAACAAGGACACTAGTGATCATGATAAGACTGACATTAACTCTCCTGACCGAAACAGAAGATATGACAGGAGAAGCAGGGAGCGCAACAGAGAACGAGAtgtaaaacatgaaaaggaaagggaagTCGAGAGATATGAAAGAGAGGCAGAGCGAGAGCGGATTCGCAAGGAGAGAGATCAAAGAAGGAAGATTGAGGAGGCCGACCGTGAGTATGAGGAGCGTCTTAAGGATTGGGAAtatcgagaaagagagagagagaaacagcgTCAATATGATAGGGAGAGAGATAAAGAAAGGGAGCGCAAGCGGAAGAAGGAGATTATttatgatgaagaagacgaagaggagGATTCCCGAAAAAGGTGGCATAGGAGTGTcttggaggagaagaggaagaagaggctACGAGAGAAGGAGGATGACTTGGCTGACAGaaggaaggaagaggaagaaatcaCTGAGGCCAAGAAGAGGGCTGAGGAGGAAAAgaagcagcagctgcagcaacagAGAGAAGCGCTGAAACTTTTGAATGGTGACATAGCAAGTAGACATGAGAAAAGTGTGCAAGCTGAAGAATCAACAGGTGAAATTGATCAACATGGCATTGGGGGCAATGCTGGTGATGAATATCCTGCAG GTGATGAGATATCAAGAATTGGTGTAGGGGATAATTCAGTCATCACAATGGCTTCATCTGATGATGTGCAGCAGAACAATAATGCTCCTACGAAAAAATTGGGCTTTGGCCTTGTTGGTTCTGGAAAAAGAGCAGCTGTCCCTTCTGTTTTCtatgaggaagatgatgatgacaGAAACAAGGACAAAAAGATGAGGCCCTTGGTTCCAATTGATTACTCGACTGAGGAAATGCAGGCCATTCAAACTACTCCTGGGCAATCACAACCAAATTTAGCTGCTGCAGCCGAAGTCGCGAAGCAGCTTTCTACTGCCAATATGAAAGAAGAGAAGCCTGAATCTGAAAGGGAGAGAAGTAGACGATCTCATGATAGGTCAAGCCAACGGGAGAAAGACCGGAGCAGTCTGGATGGTAATCGAGTTAAAGATGAGAATAGAGATAAGATTCTTGAACGGGTAAGAGAGCGGGAACATGGACAAGAGAAATCAAAGACCACAGATAACAAGAAACTTTTAGATGCCAAGCAATTAATTGATATGATCCCTAGGACCAAGGAGGATTTGTTCTCGTATGAGATAAACTGGGCCTTGTATGACCAG CATGAGCTGCACGAGAGAATGAGGCCATGGATCTCAAAGAAAATCATGGAGTTCTTGGGAGAGGAGGAAACGTCCCTGGTTGACTACATCGTAACTAGTACTCGAGAGCATGTGAAGGCGACTGAAATGCTGGAGACACTCAAGTCCATATTGGACGAGGAAGCAGAAATGTTCGTGCTCAAGATGTGGAGGATGCTCATATTTGAGATCAAGAAGGTAGAGATGGGTCTCCACCCGAGGTCAAGATCCTGA